Proteins encoded by one window of Chaetodon trifascialis isolate fChaTrf1 chromosome 15, fChaTrf1.hap1, whole genome shotgun sequence:
- the tmem205 gene encoding transmembrane protein 205, with protein sequence MVTEGEPTDLVKVLHLLVLSFSWGMQAWVSFIAGFALVRKVTRHTFGLVQSKLFPVYFYCLMGSSVVSLAVYAVYHPRELLDWHESVQMGLYFVALIMAGLNGQWFGPAATEVMFQMREVEKEHGLGNQIGLGSQKEAYAKLREQDPKYRGYRSTFGRYHGLSSLCNLIGFICTTTNLVYTALNLSTI encoded by the exons ATGGTAACAGAGGGGGAGCCCACGGACTTGGTGAAAGTGCTACACCTGCTGGTGCTCTCGTTCTCCTGGGGTATGCAGGCCTGGGTCTCCTTCATAGCAG GTTTTGCATTGGTGAGGAAGGTAACTCGGCACACCTTTGGCCTGGTGCAGAGTAAACTCTTCCCTGTTTACTTCTACTGTCTGATGGGCAGCAGTGTTGTCAGCCTGGCTGTGTATGCTGTGTACCACCCCAGAGAGCTGCTGGACTGGCATGAAAGCGTGCAG ATGGGTCTTTACTTTGTGGCACTGATCATGGCTGGTCTGAATGGCCAGTGGTTTGGCCCAGCAGCCACTGAGGTGATGTTCCAGAtgagggaggtggagaaggagcaTGGCCTGGGGAACCAGATTGGCCTGGGCAGCCAGAAGGAGGCTTATGCTAAGCTCAGAGAGCAGGACCCCAAGTACAGAGGCTACAGGAGCACGTTTGGCCGCTACCACGGCTTGTCCAGTCTCTGTAACCTGATAGGGTTCATCTGCACTACAACTAATTTGGTCTACACAGCTCTGAATTTATCCACCATTTAG
- the elof1 gene encoding transcription elongation factor 1 homolog — MGRRKSKRKPPPKKKMTGNLDTQFTCPFCNHEKSCDVKMERTRNTGIISCSVCLEEFQTPITYLSEPVDVYSDWIDACEAANQ; from the exons ATGGGGCGCAGGAAGTCAAAGAGAAAGCCACCCcccaagaaaaaaatgacaggtaACCTGGACACCCAGTTCACATGCCCATTCTGTAACCACGAGAAATCCTGCGACGTCAAAAT GGAGCGAACCCGCAACACAGGAATCATATCCTGCAGCGTTTGCTTGGAGGAATTCCAGACTCCTATCACCT ATCTGTCAGAGCCAGTGGATGTTTACAGTGATTGGATAGATGCCTGTGAAGCAGCCAATCAATAG
- the cnn1b gene encoding calponin-1, whose translation MTTHFRSGPAFGLSAEVKSKLAGKYDSQKEEELRLWIQDVTGKRIGDNFMDSLKDGVLLCELINVLQPGSVKKINNSSQNWHQLENIGNFVRAITEYGLKPHDLFEANDLFENVNHTQVQSTLIALAGMAKSKGFHSKYDVGVKYAEKQQRRFAPEKLREGRNIIGLQMGTNKLASQKGMTSYGTRRHLYDSKIAMDNPMDQSTISLQMGTNKGASQAGMTAPGTRRHIFDKKLELENCDTTTISLQMGTNKVASQQGMTTYGLPRQVYDNKYCANPTEAYYDNGSEVEFDGYNQYSD comes from the exons ATGACAACACATTTCAGGAGCGGCCCAGCGTTCGGACTCTCAGCCGAGGTCAAGAGTAAG CTTGCAGGGAAGTACGACTCCcagaaggaagaggagctgaggctGTGGATTCAGGATGTGACCGGCAAAAGGATTGGGGACAACTTCATGGACAGCCTGAAGGATGGAGTCTTGCTGTGCGA ACTCATTAATGTTCTCCAGCCAGGTTCTGTGAAAAAGATCAACAACTCCAGTCAAAACTGGCACCAG CTGGAAAACATAGGGAATTTTGTCCGCGCGATCACGGAGTACGGCCTGAAGCCACATGACCTCTTTGAGGCCAACGATCTGTTTGAGAATGTCAACCACACTCAGGTCCAGAGCACACTCATCGCTCTGGCGGGAATG GCCAAGTCCAAAGGTTTCCACTCCAAGTACGATGTAGGAGTGAAGTACGCTGAGAAACAGCAGCGCCGCTTTGCCCCAGAGAAGCTCAGGGAGGGACGTAACATCATTGGCCTGCAG ATGGGCACCAACAAGCTCGCCAGCCAAAAGGGCATGACCTCTTACGGCACACGACGCCATCTGTATGATTCCAAGATAGCCATGGACAACCCAATGGACCAATCTACTATCAGCCTTCAGATGGGCACCAACAAGGGAGCCAGCCAG GCTGGCATGACAGCCCCGGGAACCAGGAGGCACATCTTTGACAagaagctggagctggagaactGTGACACTACCACCATCTCTCTGCAGATGGGCACCAACAAAGTGGCCTCCCAGCAGGGCATGACCACCTACGGCCTGCCCCGCCAGGTCTATGACAACAAGTACTGCGCCAACCCCACCGAGGCCTACTATGACAACGGCAGTGAGGTGGAGTTTGATGGTTACAACCAGTACTCTGACTAA